In a single window of the Frondihabitans peucedani genome:
- a CDS encoding alcohol dehydrogenase catalytic domain-containing protein has product MRAAVYQSAGVVEVVEVPDASISDPKDALVRVVRSCICGSDLWAYRGIIDRAAGSRLGHEFIGVVEAVGSEVTTVKPGDFVVAPFQWSDNTCPACLDGIQTRCEHGGTFGAPGTDGGQGEAVRVPEADGTLVVVPGGLESTDPHLLPGLLALSDVAATGLHGAVLAGVTEGSTVAVVGDGAVGLLAVLGAVKILKAERVILMSRHDDRAALGRSYGATDVVAERGEEGIARVRDLTDGLGVRHVVEAVGTPESWEMSLGMARVGGTVGAVGVPHTSPQLGIFTPFRQHLTLRFGIAPVRHYLPDLVPRVMDGSYDPGAVFDLTLPLAEAADGYLAMSERRSIKTALAG; this is encoded by the coding sequence ATGCGCGCAGCCGTCTACCAGTCCGCCGGAGTCGTCGAGGTCGTCGAGGTCCCCGACGCGTCGATCAGCGATCCCAAAGACGCCCTCGTGAGGGTCGTCCGCTCCTGCATCTGCGGATCCGACCTCTGGGCCTACCGCGGCATCATCGACCGGGCCGCAGGATCACGACTCGGTCACGAGTTCATCGGCGTGGTCGAGGCAGTCGGTTCGGAGGTGACGACCGTGAAACCGGGCGACTTCGTGGTCGCGCCGTTCCAGTGGTCGGACAACACCTGCCCCGCCTGCCTCGACGGCATCCAGACCCGCTGTGAGCACGGCGGCACCTTCGGTGCTCCCGGAACCGACGGGGGCCAGGGCGAAGCCGTGCGCGTGCCCGAGGCGGACGGCACCCTCGTCGTCGTTCCCGGCGGCCTCGAATCGACCGACCCGCACCTCCTCCCCGGCCTCCTCGCCCTCAGCGACGTCGCGGCCACCGGTCTCCACGGAGCCGTGCTCGCCGGCGTGACCGAGGGATCGACCGTCGCCGTCGTGGGCGACGGCGCCGTCGGACTCCTGGCCGTCCTCGGCGCGGTGAAGATCCTGAAGGCCGAGCGCGTGATCCTGATGAGCAGGCACGACGACCGCGCGGCCCTCGGCCGCAGCTACGGGGCCACCGACGTCGTCGCCGAACGCGGCGAGGAGGGCATAGCCCGAGTGCGCGACCTCACCGACGGACTCGGCGTCCGCCACGTCGTCGAGGCCGTCGGCACCCCGGAGTCGTGGGAGATGTCGCTCGGCATGGCCCGGGTCGGCGGCACTGTCGGCGCTGTCGGCGTGCCGCACACCAGCCCGCAGCTCGGCATCTTCACGCCGTTCCGGCAGCACCTGACCCTCCGGTTCGGGATCGCGCCCGTCAGGCACTACCTGCCCGACCTCGTCCCGCGGGTCATGGACGGCAGCTACGACCCGGGCGCCGTCTTCGACCTGACGCTGCCGCTCGCCGAAGCCGCCGACGGGTATCTCGCCATGTCGGAGCGCCGATCCATCAAGACCGCGCTCGCCGGATGA